Within Sorangiineae bacterium MSr11367, the genomic segment AGCCGCCCGCCATTCGCACCGCGCTTCGTACGGGCGACACCACCCCGGCGGCACGCGCGGCCATCGTGCGTGACGCGCCGCATATTCTCATTACGACGCCCGAGTCGCTTTACTTGATGCTCACCGCCGAGCGCACGCGTGCGCTGCTGACCGACGTGAGCACGGTCATCGTCGATGAGCTTCACGCCCTCATGCGCGACAAGCGCGGCAGCCACCTCGCGCTCTCACTGGCGCGCCTCGACGCCGTCACGAGACGGCGCCCGCAGCGCATCGGCTTGTCGGCCACCATCCACCCCATCGAGGAGGCGGCCCGCTTTCTCACCGGCCCGAACCGGCCGTGCGCCATCGTCAACCGAGGGCACCGGCGCGATGTCGAGCTGCGCATCGAAGTACCCCAGACGGATCTCCAGGCCGTCCCCACCCACGAACAGTGGAAGGAGATTTACGACCGCATCGCCGCGCTCGTTGGGGAAACGCGCACCACCTTGGTCTTCGTCAACACGCGGCGCATGGCGGAGCGGGTCGCGCACCATCTCGGTGAGCGGCTCGGCGAGGACCGCGTCGCGGCCCACCACGGAAGCCTCTCCAAAGAGCGCCGGCTGCGCACCGAGCAGCGCCTCAAGGCCGGCGACATGCGCGCGCTCGTGGCCACCGCATCCCTCGAACTGGGCATCGACATTGGCTCCGTCGACCTCGTCTGCCAAATCGGCTCGCCGCGCGCCATTACCACGTTTCTGCAGCGCATCGGGCGTGCAGGCCACGGGCTCGGCCGCATCTCGCGCGGCCGCCTCTTCGCCACCTCCCGCGACGAGCTCCTCGAATGCGCCGCCGTCATCCGCGGCGTCGCCTCGGGGCACCTCGATCGCATCGAGCCGCCGAAGGCTCCGGTCGACGTCCTCGCCCAGCACATCGTCGCCGAATGCTCCGCGCGCGAATGGGACGAAACGGCGCTCTACGAGCTCGTTCGCCAGAGCGCACCCTACGCCGACCTGCCGCGCCAAGCCTTCGACGAAGTCGTCGACATGCTCTCCACGGGCGTCGCACCGCGGCTCGGGCGCAATGCCGCACTCCTCCATCGCGATCGGGTCGCCAACCAGCTTCGTGGCCGGCGCGCGGCACGCATCATCGCGCTCACCAATGGCGGCGCCATTCCGGACGTCGCCGACTACCGCGTCATCCTCGATCCGGACGAGACCCTGGTCGGCACGGTCAATGAAGATTGGGCCATCGAAAGCATGGCCGGCGATGTCTTCGTCCTGGGCACGCATTCGTGGCGCATCCGCCGCGTCGAATCGCGCAAGGGCATCATGCGCGTCGAGGATGCCCAGGGCCTCCCGCCGTCGGTTCCTTTTTGGCTCGGCGAAGCACCCTCGCGCACCTGGGAGCTCTCCGCCGAGGTGAGCCGCCTTCGCGCCGACGTCGTCGCCTATCTGGACGGCCGCGACGGCCGGCGCGACGTCCCGCCGTGGCTGGCCACCGAATGCGCACTCACGGAGGAAGGCGCGGCGCAGGTCGCCGAATACGTCACTGCACAGCGCGATGCGCTCGGCGTCGTCCCCACGATGGACGACATCGTCTTCGAGCGGTTCTTCGACGAGGCGGGCGGTATGCAACTCGTCGTGCACGCTCCCTTCGGCGGACGCGTGAACCGCGCCTTCGGGCTCGCGCTGCGCAAACGATTTTGCCAAACCTTCGATTTCGAACTTCAGGCCGCCGCCACCGACGATGCCATCGTGCTCTCGATGGGCACCATGCATAGCTTTCCGCTGCAGGATGCCTTCCACTTCGTGCGCAACGAGCAGCTCGACACGACCCTCGAGCAGGCCATCCTCGTGGCCCCCATGTTCGGGGCGCGGTGGCGCTGGAACGCCGGCCGCGCGCTCGCCGTTTTGCGCCATTCCCATGGCAAGAAGGTTCCCCCGTTCATTCAAAGGATGCGCGCCGACGATTTGCTCGCCGCGGTGTTCCCCGCGCAGGTTGCCTGCCAGGAAAATGCCACGGGTCCATTGGAGATCCCCGAGCACCCATTGGTGCGCCAAACCGTGCACGACTGCCTCTTCGAGGCCATGGATACGGTGCGCCTGCACGATCTGCTCGCGCGCATGGACCGGGGCGAGATCCGCATGCACGCGCGCGACACGACGGAGCCCTCGCCATTCTCGCACGAGGTCCTCAACGCGAAGCCTTACGCCTTTCTCGACGACGCCCCGCTCGAGGAACGCCGTGCCCGCGCCATTTCTTTGCGCCGCACGCTGCCGGAAAACCAACGCGATCTCGCCGCCCTCGATGCCGACGCCATCGCGCGCGTGGTGGCGGAAGCGCGCCCCTCCCCGCGCAACGCCGACGAACTGCACGACGTCCTCCTCGGGCTCGTCGTCGCGCCCATCGAAGGCGAGGCCCGCGCCTGGCTCGATGAGCTCGTGCGCACCGGAAGGGCCGCACTCGTGACGACCCGCGCGGGCGCGTTGGCCTTCGCGACAGAACAAATCGGTGCCATCCGTGCCCTTTACGGCGCCCATGCGCCGATCCCCGACATCGCCCTGCCGCCACACATCGCCACGGAAACGCCCACGCACGACGAGGCCGTCCTGCGCACCGTGCGCGGTCACATCGAGAGCATGGGCCCCTTTCGGCCTACGGCGCTCGCCGAGCAATTGGCACTCGAGGCGTCGGACGTGGCCATTGCGCTCGGGCAGCTCGAATCGGAAGGGTTGGTGCTTCGCGGCCACTTCACGCCCGGCGCTTCGCACGACGCGGAGCCCGAGGTCTGCGATCGCCGACTTCTCGCGCGCATTCATCGTTACACGCTCGACCGGCTTCGCAGCGAGATCGAACCGGTGAGCGCGCAGGATTTCATGCGCTACCTCTTCGAGCGTCATCACTTGTCCGTGCGGACGCGTTCCGGCGGACGCGCGGGCCTGCGCGAAGCCATTGCCATGCTGCAGGGCTTCGAGCTCGCCGCGGCATCGTGGGAAAAGGATGTCCTCACCCCGCGCGTGGCCGGCTACCGGACCGAGTGGCTCGATCAATTGTGCCTCGAAGGTGAGGTCGCGTGGGCGCGCCTCTCCCTGCGCAAATCGACATCGAGCAATGGGACCGGCGGAGGTGCGCGGCTTGCCGCGCCCGACTTTCAACGCCGGGCTTCCCGCGCCACCCCCATCACCATGGCCCTGCGCGCAGACCTCGATTGGCTGCTCGAAGCCGTCCGCGGCAGCGATCCCGCGCCCCATCCCGACGGCTCCCCCGTTCTCGAAGCCCTTCGCCGCCGCGGCGCGCTCTTTCTCGAGGATCTCGCCAAAGTCACCCAGCTCGATCGCACCGATCTCACCGGCGCCCTCTGGGATCTCGTCGGTTCCGGCCTCGTGGCCGGCGACGGCTTCCTTCCCTTGCGCGAACTGCTCCTATCGGGCCAAGCGGCCGCGCGCCGTAAAAAACGGGCCTTTCAAGGACGCTGGTCCCTCCTCGAGCGCATGTCCCCCGACACCACCCCGATCGACGAACTCGCCGACCGCGTCGCAGGGCAGCTTCTTCTCCGCTATGGCGTCGTCTTTCGCGAACTCGTAGCCCGCGAAAGCTTCTCCGTTCCCTGGCGCCATGTGGTGCGCGCACTTCGATTGCGCGAGGCGCGCGGTTTGGTGCGCGGCGGCCGATTCGTGGCCGGATTCATTGGAGAGCAATATGCACTTCCGGAAGCCGTCGACGCATTGCGACGCGTGCGTCGCCAGGAGCGGACAGGCGACATGGTGCGCATTCGCGCCTCCGATCCGCTCAATCTCGTGGGGATTCTCCTTCCCGGTGCACGCATTCCCTCGCATCACGGTGCGTCACTCATGTTTCGCGATGGCGCGTTGATAACGGATCAGCCAATGATTAATCCGCCTATCGCGGATTCGCCCAATTCCATTACAAGCTATAATTGACAATCAAGAATACCTCATGACAATGGCCGCTTCCAAATTCTGGAGGTGGTGACCATGAAACGACTCGGCCTCGGTGTAACCGTAGTCTCCTTCGTCGTAGGTTTTGCCGGATGCAGCTCCTCCTCCCCTTCCGACTCGTCGGACACTAGCGACACTTCGGCAACGGGCCAAGCGATCCTGCGGGAAGGCGTCGCCGAGGCCATGGTCGAAGGCCACGCGCCCACGTCGGTCCTCGTCTTTCTCAAAGGCTCCGCCGATCTCACCGCGCCCCTAGCCGGTTTTGCGACACGCGCCGAGCGTGGCGCGTTCGTCAAGACACGCCTTGTCGATCACGCGAAAGCTTCCCAGTCATCTCTCCTCGATGCGCTCGCAAAAGAGGGCGCCAAGGTGCGGCCCTTCCACATCGTCAATGCGGTGCTGGTGAACGATGCCTCCCCTCGCCTTCTCCGCAAGCTCGCCACCCGCTCGGATGTCGATCGCATCATGATCGACAAGCCCGTCCCTCTCAAGCTCGTCCCCAATGACGAGGCGCTGCAGACCGAAGCCGTCGAGGCGATTGGTTCGAACATCACCGCCACCGGCGCAAACCGCGTGTGGACCGAATTCGGCATCAAAGGCGAGGGCGTCGTGATTGGAGGTCAAGACACCGGCGTGGAGTGGAACCACCCCGCCCTCAAATCGCACTACCGCGGGTGGAACGGGACCACGGCTGACCATCGCTATAGCTGGCACGACGCCATCCATGAGGGCTCGGGAAATCCATGCGGCAACCCCGACCTCGCGGCACCTTGCGACGACTACGGTCATGGGACGCACACCATCGGCTCCGTCGTCGGAGACGATGGCGGCGGCAATCAGATTGGCATGGCACCCGGCGCGAAATGGATCGCGTGCCGCAACATGGACGCGGGTGTTGGCACGGCCTCCAGGTACATCGAGTGCTCGGAATGGTTCCTCGCCCCGTACCCGCAAGGCGCCGATCCAAGCACGGGCGACCCGTCCAAGGCGCCCGATGTGATCAACAATTCGTGGGGCTGCCCTTCGAGCGAGGGATGCCACGGAGAAGAGCTGATAAAGGTCATCCGCACACTCGGCTCGGCAGGTATTCTGTTCGTAGCCTCGGCGGGAAATGCGGGCTCTGGGTGCAACACCATCACGGACCAACCGGCAACCATCTGGGATGCCACCCTCTCCGTTGGATCGTACAATCATCGAAACGGCGCTATTTCTAGCTTCTCCAGCCGCGGCCCGGCCACCTACCCCGGACAGCCGGCGAGCGGACATTCCGGGCCGGATGTGGCTGCGCCCGGCGCAAGCATCACTTCGGCAGTCACGGGTGGAGGTTACGGCGTGATGAGTGGTACGTCGATGGCTGGACCGCACGTCGTCGGCGAAGTCGCCCTACTCCTTTCGGCCAACCCATCACTGCGCGGAAACATTGCCGAGATCACCAACATCGTGACCAGCACCGCCAAGCCCAAGACGTCGACCCAAAACTGCGGAACAAGCGGCTCCGCGCGCCCGAACAACACCTGGGGCTACGGCATCATCGACGCCTACGCCGCGGTCAAGAGCGTCAGGTAAGGCACTCGGTTTCGAGCGTCACCGATTGAGCTTGTCGCGTCGCGAGTTGCCGTTCGCTCAAAGGTCTGCAAAGACTTCCTCCCGTAGCTTAACGGGAGGAGCGAATCGGTGAGAAAGGTGCGGGGAATCGAAAGCTGGCTTAAGCTCGTGAGCAGCTCGTGCCTCATTTTTGCGGCGATTTCGGCATGCAGCTCGGACGAGAATCCTGCACGTCCGGATAGCGTCCGCCCCGGACAAATTCCGAAGTACGACAAGGTGTCCCCTACGGTCGCATGGACCTCCCCTGCCAACGGGGAGAAAAATGCGTGGGTGCGGGCACCCATCCGAGTCACCTTCTCCGAACCCGTCGTCTTGGGGGACAAACCGGTCCAGCTTACCGTGGAAGGCAAGTCCGTACCCGTCACGGTCGATTACGAAGAAGCCACCTACACCATGACCATCAAGCCGAGCCAACCCCTCGCGGGGCCGGCACGCGCATCGGTGGACTTCGGTGATATTCGAGACTATGAGTCCAATCCGCTGGTCAGGCCGCCGTGGAACTGGACCATGGACCGTTGGCTTCCCGTTGGCGAACTTCTCGAGGAACCCGATGGGCGCTCCCCTGTCATCGCCGCGGGCCCCGGAGACGGAGTCGCGCTCGCATTCGCGCCCGTCCCGACCTCACCGGCACCGAGGGCACGCACAGTCGATCCACGACATGGAATCTGGCGCGAGTATCGGGACATCGACGAGACGCCCGCCCGCGATCCATTGACTCTCTTCATCAGCGAAAAGGGTCGACCGACGATGGTCTTCGTCACCGAGATCAATGAAGTCGTCATCGTCGAGTGGCGGGACAAGTTTAGTTGGTATCCCACCATGGGTGGCGACGACTTCATTACGGTGGATCAGGGCAGTGCCTTTGCCGCCCGAGCCAGCGACAACGTTTACTTCGCGGCATTTGACACGCCTAATGCTGACGGAGGCTCACATATCGTTGTCAAAGCGCAGAGGGACGGCGACCAACGCACCGTCGGTGAAGCCGTCAACGATCCCACGACCGAAAAGGACGCGCGGTTGCAGTCGCTGGCGCTCGAACGTGCCGGCAATCCTTACGTGAGCTACCGCACCACGGCGGGCGACGGGCGCGTGCGGGCATGGACCAAGGACCGGTGGCTACCCGTGGGCTCGGAAGTGAATCCATTCGATGAGAACGCCGAAGTCACCCAGGTTTCCGTGGACGACGCGGGAATGCCTTATGCGCTCGTGCAACTTTCGAATCGGCATCTGCCTCGCCAGCGTACTGTCGTGGTGAAATTCGATGGATCTCGTTGGGTCGAATGCGGTCCGCCGCTGAGCACGAATAAGGTTGAACGAGCATTCTTCGCTCCAACACGCGACGATCGTGTGCTTGCCTATCTCTATTCCTGGATGCCCGGAAGGGGTTCTCACCACCTGTTCGAGGTATCCAGTACGGGATGGGTCGAGATCCCGTTCCCCGAGCCCTCGGCAGAGGGTCCCGGAAATGCCACCGTGGACCCGAATGGAAACCCCGTGGTCACCTGGCGCGACAATAGTCGCAAGGTGCATGTCGCACGATTGAACCGGTAATCGCGACCGTGAGAAGAAGACAGAACGTGATGAGCGTCATCTGGAATAGCCGTACGACCTTGGCCCTAGCGACATTGGCCACCATAATCGCGTGTGAATCGTCGGGGGCCGCTCCAGGCGGACCGGAACGAGATCTCGACGTGATCCCACCGGAGATTCTTTCGCAGACCCCCTTGCATCGCGATCCCGAGGTCTCGGTGCATCAGCCCATCGAGGTCAAATTCTCCGAGCGTGTGCGGCTTTCCGACTCCGCTCCCGCGACGCTTTTCGCGAATACCGGAGAGACCGACGTGCCGGTTCCCACGACCGTCCGCCTATCGCCGGATGGCACCGTCCTGACCATCGAGCCGACTGCGCCTCTTGCCGCCCCAGCCGCCTATTCCGTGAGGTTTGGCGATATTCGTGATGAAGCGGGAAACGGGTTGGTTGCTGCGCCGTGGGAGTGGAAGGCACCGCTCTGGCTGCGCGTAGGACAACCTCTGGAGGATGCAGGAGACATCTCGTCGTCCATGATCGTAGCGGGCCCCGGCGAGCAAGTGACCGTAGGTTCGACCGTCACCGTCAACTTCCCGGACCAGCGTCTGCTTGTACACACACTCCAGCAGTCGAACGGCAAGTGGTCACTGCTGGACAATCGTTTAAAAATCGATAGCCGAAACGCACCCAGTCTCTTCTTGGATAAGGAACTAGGTCTCACTGCGCTGATTAGCGATCAGGAGAACCATGTCGTACTCGATCAATGGCTCGACACGAAATGGCAAAAATACGGTCCCGGATATTCGGTGGACCTCCTGACCGCGCCCAGCGTCAAGCAGACGAAGGACGGGGAACGCTTTGTAGCGTATACCGCCCCCCGCCCCGAACCGGAGAGCGGCACAGACATCGTCGTGGTACATGGGAGCGATTCGAGTCGGCTGGGAGGCCCCGTCAATGGAGATGATGAGGTAGTAACCAGTGTGGGACTCATATCCCTCGCGATGGATCGCCAGGGGACACCGTACGTTGCGTACTCCGCGGATTCGTTTAGCGGCAGACTTCGTTACTGGTCGCAAGGCCGCTGGGCGTTGCTTGCTCCTACGGTGACTTCCCCTGGCGATAACACGACAATCCGGCAGATCACGGTCGACGATGCAGGAACCCCATTCGTGCTGGTGGACATTTCGGAAGGCGCGCCGAAGCACGAACATCGGTCGCAAATTCGCCGATTCGATGGAGACCGCTGGATCAATTGCGGCGAGCGATTGGAAATGGAGGACCGTACCGTCCCCGCATACTTCGGGCCCGCGTTGGACGGACACATCTTTGCGGCCATGACGGTCCGAAACTACAGTGCGGAAGTCCCGGACAAGTTTCTCACGCTCGACGTCACACGAGACGGATGGACCGCGATTGCGCCCCCTGTTGATGCATTGCCCCGGTTCTCAACGAGGGTGTCGGGCACGGTCGACGGACGTGGCGCCCCCATTTTGGCCTGGTACGAGGGCTCGGTGGTGCACTTGCGGCGACTGAATCGCTGAACAAACGAAAACGGGGCCCGCTTCGGCGCGAGCCCCGCTTCGTTTTTCGGCTGCTGCAGAGAGCTAACTCACGCCTTCTTGCGCGCGCGGCCGCCGTCGATGGTCTTCTTCACCGCGTGGCGGATCAGGACGAGACCGTTCTTCGGGCCCGGGACGGCGCCCTCGATGAGGAGGAGGCCCTTCTCGTTGTCGACGCGGGCGACCTTCAGGTTGAGGATGCTCACCGTCTCGTTGCCGTACTGGCCGGCCATCTTGACGTTGGGGAGCGTGCGACCCGGGGTCATGTTCGTACCGATCGAACCGCCGTGACGGAAGTACTCGTGCGTACCGTGGGAGGCGACGCCGCCGGCGAAGCTCCAACGGCGCATGACGCCCGTGAAGCCTCGGCCGCGCGTGGTGCCGCGCGCGTCGACGAATTGACCGGCCTTGAAGAGCTCGTCGAGGTTGATGACCGTGCCGACTTCGAACTTGGCCGCCCACTCCTCGCTCACGCGCAGCTCCTTGAGGGTGCGCTTCGCGGTCGTGTTGGCCTTCTTGTAGTAGCCCGCGAGCGGCTTGTTGGTGTGGCGCTCCTTGCGCTCACCCAGGCCGAGAACCAGGGCCGAGTAGCCGTCCTTCTCGATCGTGCGCTTGGCGACCACGGTGACCGGGCCCGCCTCGACGACGGTGACGCGCTGGACGGTGCCGTCCTCTTTGAAGAGCTGCGTGTTGCCGAGCTTAATCCCGAAAATGCCGGGGTTCGTATTCATGCGAGACAGATTTCCTTCTTCGCGCGAAAGGACCGTGAGAAAAACCCGTTGGCGTTCCGTTCGGAGCGGTCGAAACCCGGTGCGAAGTGCCGGGTGACCGTGGGGAACCACCGAGGTGGGCCCCGACGCCGTCAGGCAGGGGAAAGGCCGCGCATCATACGGGCCCCTACCGTAACGTCAAGCGCGTCTTCAGCCCTGGCGCTTCCGTACGGCGAGATACGTCTCGTAGAGCTTTGCGCTCGCGCCCGCTAGGTTCGAGAGCACCGGCACGTGCACCGACGGATGCGCTGCGAGCCAGGCCACGTACGCCTCGGGCAGCCCCGCCTCCCGGGCGCCCTGGCAGAGGAGCGCCAGGTACCGCCGCGACGGGCGCAGGCCCAAGGTCGTACGCGACGCCAGGTACACCTGCGCGACCGTGCGACCCGAGCGGGCCCCCACCACGGAAAGCTCATGGCGCGCGTACTCGTCCTCGAGCTTCTCGAGCCGCTCGAGGTCGCCCGCGCCGAGCCGATGCAGCACGCCATGCACGGTGCCGGCAGCATCCGGAAGAAGCGTCGCAAACGCGGGCTCCACCACGGCAAAGCCCTTGATGGCAAATGCGAGCCGGTAGCCGTCGAGATGTGCGGTCTCGCTCTCGAGCGGTCGCATGCCCCGGCGCTCGACGAAGATGCGCCGGTTCATGTTCGCGCCGTACGCGAAATACCAAGTTGCACCATCTTCGCGCGTCATGCCGTTCCTATCCTTGGTAAACATTCCGGCATGAAAGCCAACGGAAGCGGGCAGCGGTCCTTCGGTGTTCTCGCATGGTTCGGTATAGTGGCCACAGTGTCCTGCGCCAAGACGCCACCGGAAGCCGCCCCCTCCGCCGAAGCCCCTGTTTCGTCCGCACCCGCGCCCACGGCCGCCGAGTCCGCGGCGCCCGCAGCCCCCTCGGGCATCGACGCGCTCGATTGCTCCATCCGCGTCGAGCCAAAGATCAAACTGGGGCAGCCGGCGACCGTGCACTTTCGCCTCGCGTCGCGCTCCGCACACCCCATTTACGTGCTCAATTGGCGCACGCCCCTCGAGGGATTGCGCGGGGACGACTTTTCCGTCGTCCGAGACGGAACGGAGATTCCGTACAAGGGCCCGATGATGAAGCGCGGCAATCCCGGCGCGGAGAGTTACCTCACCTTGGAGGCCAACAAGCCCCTGGAGGCCGACGTCGATCTGTCGCGCGCGTACGACTTCTCCAAGGCCGGCCATTACCGCATCACGTTCCGCGGCAAGATCTGGGACCTCGTCACCCAAAAATCCGAGATCCCGCGACCGCTCGACAACCATCACCCGGTGGAAATGACCTGCGCGCCCGTCGAAACCGACGTCGCGCCCTAGCTACCGTAGCGCGCGACCAAGGCGCGGGCGCGCTCCGCGAAGCCCGCGAGGTGGAACCGCTCGAAGTCGGCCCACGTGGACAAGGTGCGCGTGTCGGTCACGCGATCGACGAACAGCTTGCCCTGCAGGTGATCGATCTCGTGCTGGAACGTGCCCGCGGTGAG encodes:
- a CDS encoding gamma-glutamylcyclotransferase; the protein is MTREDGATWYFAYGANMNRRIFVERRGMRPLESETAHLDGYRLAFAIKGFAVVEPAFATLLPDAAGTVHGVLHRLGAGDLERLEKLEDEYARHELSVVGARSGRTVAQVYLASRTTLGLRPSRRYLALLCQGAREAGLPEAYVAWLAAHPSVHVPVLSNLAGASAKLYETYLAVRKRQG
- a CDS encoding Ig-like domain-containing protein translates to MSVIWNSRTTLALATLATIIACESSGAAPGGPERDLDVIPPEILSQTPLHRDPEVSVHQPIEVKFSERVRLSDSAPATLFANTGETDVPVPTTVRLSPDGTVLTIEPTAPLAAPAAYSVRFGDIRDEAGNGLVAAPWEWKAPLWLRVGQPLEDAGDISSSMIVAGPGEQVTVGSTVTVNFPDQRLLVHTLQQSNGKWSLLDNRLKIDSRNAPSLFLDKELGLTALISDQENHVVLDQWLDTKWQKYGPGYSVDLLTAPSVKQTKDGERFVAYTAPRPEPESGTDIVVVHGSDSSRLGGPVNGDDEVVTSVGLISLAMDRQGTPYVAYSADSFSGRLRYWSQGRWALLAPTVTSPGDNTTIRQITVDDAGTPFVLVDISEGAPKHEHRSQIRRFDGDRWINCGERLEMEDRTVPAYFGPALDGHIFAAMTVRNYSAEVPDKFLTLDVTRDGWTAIAPPVDALPRFSTRVSGTVDGRGAPILAWYEGSVVHLRRLNR
- a CDS encoding Ig-like domain-containing protein, which encodes MRAPIRVTFSEPVVLGDKPVQLTVEGKSVPVTVDYEEATYTMTIKPSQPLAGPARASVDFGDIRDYESNPLVRPPWNWTMDRWLPVGELLEEPDGRSPVIAAGPGDGVALAFAPVPTSPAPRARTVDPRHGIWREYRDIDETPARDPLTLFISEKGRPTMVFVTEINEVVIVEWRDKFSWYPTMGGDDFITVDQGSAFAARASDNVYFAAFDTPNADGGSHIVVKAQRDGDQRTVGEAVNDPTTEKDARLQSLALERAGNPYVSYRTTAGDGRVRAWTKDRWLPVGSEVNPFDENAEVTQVSVDDAGMPYALVQLSNRHLPRQRTVVVKFDGSRWVECGPPLSTNKVERAFFAPTRDDRVLAYLYSWMPGRGSHHLFEVSSTGWVEIPFPEPSAEGPGNATVDPNGNPVVTWRDNSRKVHVARLNR
- a CDS encoding protease, with amino-acid sequence MKANGSGQRSFGVLAWFGIVATVSCAKTPPEAAPSAEAPVSSAPAPTAAESAAPAAPSGIDALDCSIRVEPKIKLGQPATVHFRLASRSAHPIYVLNWRTPLEGLRGDDFSVVRDGTEIPYKGPMMKRGNPGAESYLTLEANKPLEADVDLSRAYDFSKAGHYRITFRGKIWDLVTQKSEIPRPLDNHHPVEMTCAPVETDVAP
- the rplC gene encoding 50S ribosomal protein L3, which translates into the protein MNTNPGIFGIKLGNTQLFKEDGTVQRVTVVEAGPVTVVAKRTIEKDGYSALVLGLGERKERHTNKPLAGYYKKANTTAKRTLKELRVSEEWAAKFEVGTVINLDELFKAGQFVDARGTTRGRGFTGVMRRWSFAGGVASHGTHEYFRHGGSIGTNMTPGRTLPNVKMAGQYGNETVSILNLKVARVDNEKGLLLIEGAVPGPKNGLVLIRHAVKKTIDGGRARKKA
- a CDS encoding S8 family serine peptidase; the protein is MKRLGLGVTVVSFVVGFAGCSSSSPSDSSDTSDTSATGQAILREGVAEAMVEGHAPTSVLVFLKGSADLTAPLAGFATRAERGAFVKTRLVDHAKASQSSLLDALAKEGAKVRPFHIVNAVLVNDASPRLLRKLATRSDVDRIMIDKPVPLKLVPNDEALQTEAVEAIGSNITATGANRVWTEFGIKGEGVVIGGQDTGVEWNHPALKSHYRGWNGTTADHRYSWHDAIHEGSGNPCGNPDLAAPCDDYGHGTHTIGSVVGDDGGGNQIGMAPGAKWIACRNMDAGVGTASRYIECSEWFLAPYPQGADPSTGDPSKAPDVINNSWGCPSSEGCHGEELIKVIRTLGSAGILFVASAGNAGSGCNTITDQPATIWDATLSVGSYNHRNGAISSFSSRGPATYPGQPASGHSGPDVAAPGASITSAVTGGGYGVMSGTSMAGPHVVGEVALLLSANPSLRGNIAEITNIVTSTAKPKTSTQNCGTSGSARPNNTWGYGIIDAYAAVKSVR
- a CDS encoding DEAD/DEAH box helicase, giving the protein MPLPDSFHPAVRHWFEHTFDAPTEAQSNGWREIAAGRDTLIAAPTGSGKTLAAFLASLDALVQKSYTKDLPTPKGQRKIEVVYVSPLKALSSDVQRNLEMPLEGIREAAVTLGLEPPAIRTALRTGDTTPAARAAIVRDAPHILITTPESLYLMLTAERTRALLTDVSTVIVDELHALMRDKRGSHLALSLARLDAVTRRRPQRIGLSATIHPIEEAARFLTGPNRPCAIVNRGHRRDVELRIEVPQTDLQAVPTHEQWKEIYDRIAALVGETRTTLVFVNTRRMAERVAHHLGERLGEDRVAAHHGSLSKERRLRTEQRLKAGDMRALVATASLELGIDIGSVDLVCQIGSPRAITTFLQRIGRAGHGLGRISRGRLFATSRDELLECAAVIRGVASGHLDRIEPPKAPVDVLAQHIVAECSAREWDETALYELVRQSAPYADLPRQAFDEVVDMLSTGVAPRLGRNAALLHRDRVANQLRGRRAARIIALTNGGAIPDVADYRVILDPDETLVGTVNEDWAIESMAGDVFVLGTHSWRIRRVESRKGIMRVEDAQGLPPSVPFWLGEAPSRTWELSAEVSRLRADVVAYLDGRDGRRDVPPWLATECALTEEGAAQVAEYVTAQRDALGVVPTMDDIVFERFFDEAGGMQLVVHAPFGGRVNRAFGLALRKRFCQTFDFELQAAATDDAIVLSMGTMHSFPLQDAFHFVRNEQLDTTLEQAILVAPMFGARWRWNAGRALAVLRHSHGKKVPPFIQRMRADDLLAAVFPAQVACQENATGPLEIPEHPLVRQTVHDCLFEAMDTVRLHDLLARMDRGEIRMHARDTTEPSPFSHEVLNAKPYAFLDDAPLEERRARAISLRRTLPENQRDLAALDADAIARVVAEARPSPRNADELHDVLLGLVVAPIEGEARAWLDELVRTGRAALVTTRAGALAFATEQIGAIRALYGAHAPIPDIALPPHIATETPTHDEAVLRTVRGHIESMGPFRPTALAEQLALEASDVAIALGQLESEGLVLRGHFTPGASHDAEPEVCDRRLLARIHRYTLDRLRSEIEPVSAQDFMRYLFERHHLSVRTRSGGRAGLREAIAMLQGFELAAASWEKDVLTPRVAGYRTEWLDQLCLEGEVAWARLSLRKSTSSNGTGGGARLAAPDFQRRASRATPITMALRADLDWLLEAVRGSDPAPHPDGSPVLEALRRRGALFLEDLAKVTQLDRTDLTGALWDLVGSGLVAGDGFLPLRELLLSGQAAARRKKRAFQGRWSLLERMSPDTTPIDELADRVAGQLLLRYGVVFRELVARESFSVPWRHVVRALRLREARGLVRGGRFVAGFIGEQYALPEAVDALRRVRRQERTGDMVRIRASDPLNLVGILLPGARIPSHHGASLMFRDGALITDQPMINPPIADSPNSITSYN